The Geothrix sp. genome has a window encoding:
- the flgM gene encoding flagellar biosynthesis anti-sigma factor FlgM, protein MRISGKPGGVSGSQSVSGSKGSATPSAAAVAPAPASDAVQVSSSAQLMAVAQEVLAVTPDIRAEKVEALKNQLDADAYHPDGEAVAEGLIREHLAKGHRS, encoded by the coding sequence ATGCGCATCAGTGGCAAACCGGGTGGCGTCAGTGGCTCCCAGAGCGTGTCCGGGTCCAAGGGATCCGCCACGCCCTCGGCTGCGGCCGTCGCACCGGCGCCTGCTTCAGACGCCGTCCAGGTCTCCTCTTCGGCCCAGCTTATGGCCGTGGCCCAGGAGGTTCTGGCGGTGACCCCGGATATTCGGGCTGAAAAGGTGGAAGCCCTTAAAAATCAACTTGATGCGGATGCCTACCACCCCGATGGAGAGGCCGTGGCCGAGGGGCTCATTCGTGAGCATCTGGCGAAGGGACATCGTTCCTAG
- a CDS encoding rod-binding protein, with amino-acid sequence MIGLGALPTADPLTQAQGMKALPGPAEKTDKAARQFEGLLMGLLFQTMRKTVEPSGLLGDSGQSRSTYEYLMDQAVVDQAVSTGHGWGLADRLKESWNQHEKTDKKITTPDELRDSGKLPIGALSR; translated from the coding sequence GTGATCGGCCTTGGCGCGCTGCCCACCGCCGATCCCCTGACCCAGGCCCAGGGGATGAAGGCCCTGCCCGGTCCGGCGGAAAAGACCGACAAGGCGGCACGGCAGTTCGAGGGCCTGCTCATGGGCCTCCTCTTCCAGACCATGCGCAAGACCGTGGAACCCTCGGGATTGCTGGGGGATTCCGGCCAGTCGCGCTCGACCTACGAGTACCTGATGGACCAGGCCGTGGTGGACCAGGCCGTCTCCACCGGCCATGGATGGGGCCTCGCGGATCGCCTGAAGGAAAGCTGGAACCAGCACGAAAAAACCGACAAAAAAATCACGACACCCGACGAGTTGAGGGATTCCGGCAAACTGCCGATAGGAGCCTTGTCGAGGTGA
- a CDS encoding flagellar basal body P-ring protein FlgI, producing MRIAALFLAALTLFGADAVKPEKKIESRLRDVARLQGVRGNQLLGYGVVVGLDGTGDKDQTKFTVQSLTNLLSRQGLTVNPTTVKVKNIAAVMVTAELPPFARTGSRIDVTVSSTGDAKSLAGGILLMTALQGPDSQTYAVAQGPLLVGGFSAAAGGASVTKNHPTVGRVPEGALIEREVGGNFNARNSLRYSLMEEDFTTAIRVVHSINEELGEKVAQPLDARTVDVQIPKEYQGRAVELVARLENLSVQLQPRARVVVNERTGTVILGSEVRIGAVSIVQGGLSIMVSSTPLVSQPAPFSQGKTVTATKKDVAAVEEKPKTLNVEPGVSVGKLAEMLNSMGVSPRDMVAILQAIKEAGALQAELRVL from the coding sequence ATGCGCATCGCAGCCCTGTTCCTCGCGGCCCTCACGCTCTTCGGAGCGGATGCGGTCAAGCCTGAAAAGAAGATCGAATCCCGCCTCCGGGATGTGGCCCGGCTCCAGGGCGTCCGCGGCAACCAGCTGCTGGGCTACGGCGTGGTGGTGGGCCTGGACGGAACCGGTGACAAGGACCAGACGAAGTTCACCGTGCAATCGCTGACCAACCTCCTGTCCCGTCAAGGGTTGACAGTCAATCCGACGACGGTGAAGGTGAAGAACATCGCGGCAGTCATGGTGACGGCGGAGTTGCCCCCCTTCGCCCGGACGGGCTCCCGCATCGATGTGACCGTGTCCAGCACCGGCGACGCGAAGTCCCTGGCCGGCGGCATTCTGCTGATGACGGCCCTGCAGGGCCCGGACAGCCAGACCTACGCGGTGGCCCAGGGCCCCTTGCTGGTGGGCGGATTCAGCGCCGCGGCCGGGGGCGCCTCAGTCACGAAGAACCATCCGACGGTGGGCCGGGTGCCGGAAGGCGCCCTCATCGAGCGCGAGGTGGGCGGGAACTTCAATGCCCGGAACTCCCTGCGGTACAGCCTGATGGAAGAGGACTTCACGACGGCCATCCGGGTGGTGCACAGCATCAACGAAGAGCTTGGCGAGAAGGTGGCCCAGCCCCTGGATGCCCGCACGGTGGATGTGCAGATTCCGAAGGAGTACCAGGGTCGGGCCGTCGAGCTCGTGGCCCGGCTGGAGAACCTGAGTGTGCAGCTGCAGCCCCGGGCCCGGGTCGTGGTGAACGAGCGCACGGGGACCGTCATCCTGGGATCCGAAGTCCGCATCGGCGCCGTGAGCATCGTGCAGGGCGGTCTCAGCATCATGGTCAGTTCCACGCCGCTGGTGAGCCAGCCCGCGCCCTTCAGCCAGGGCAAGACCGTCACCGCGACCAAGAAGGATGTTGCCGCCGTGGAGGAAAAGCCCAAGACGCTCAATGTCGAACCCGGCGTGAGCGTGGGTAAGCTCGCGGAAATGCTCAACAGCATGGGCGTCAGCCCCCGGGACATGGTGGCCATCCTCCAGGCCATCAAGGAAGCCGGAGCCCTCCAGGCTGAACTGAGGGTGCTGTGA
- a CDS encoding flagellar basal body L-ring protein FlgH, whose product MRKMLPIALVLVGIGCSIPRRHDPNLVKKPAIPLVEEAPAAQPLSEGSLWRDRPFVADLRAFRVNDLVTLRITESTNAISKADVTTKRDGSNKLSSPNLFGALSGFGIGSSTSDKTTANTNKFAGTGTTGRSATFTTVVTARVVKVIGNGNLIVEGYRDIQLNNETQRLYVAGMIDPNRLDKDNSIASGQVAELRIGYGGQGVVDETLKPGYISRLLAYIWPF is encoded by the coding sequence ATGCGGAAAATGCTGCCTATTGCCCTGGTGCTGGTCGGGATCGGTTGCTCCATTCCCCGTCGCCACGACCCCAACCTGGTGAAGAAGCCGGCCATTCCCCTGGTGGAGGAGGCCCCGGCCGCCCAGCCCCTGAGTGAGGGCAGCCTCTGGCGGGACCGGCCCTTCGTGGCCGACCTCCGGGCCTTCCGGGTGAACGACCTGGTGACCCTGCGCATCACGGAAAGCACCAATGCCATCAGCAAGGCCGATGTGACGACCAAGCGGGATGGTAGCAATAAGCTGAGCAGCCCCAACCTGTTCGGTGCGCTCTCGGGATTCGGCATCGGCAGCAGCACCTCCGACAAGACGACCGCCAACACCAACAAGTTCGCCGGCACCGGGACCACGGGGCGCAGCGCGACCTTCACCACGGTCGTCACCGCCCGGGTGGTCAAGGTCATCGGTAACGGGAACCTGATCGTCGAAGGCTACCGCGACATCCAGCTCAACAACGAGACGCAGCGTCTCTATGTGGCGGGCATGATCGATCCGAACCGGCTCGACAAGGACAACAGCATCGCCTCCGGCCAGGTGGCGGAACTGCGCATCGGCTACGGTGGCCAGGGCGTGGTGGACGAGACCCTCAAGCCGGGCTACATCAGCCGGCTGCTGGCCTACATCTGGCCCTTCTAG
- the prmC gene encoding peptide chain release factor N(5)-glutamine methyltransferase, whose product MVQTYRQLRLDLSAALAEFLDLSEAHAESIRWFEEGLGLSRSWLAIHGMEPAPAQVRRQVSDWVRRRRAGEPWAYLLGWSLFRDRRFKVTRDTLIPRPETELLVEAALDVGQRLQIERCVDVGTGSGIIAVSLALETAWQVAATDLSPGALAVARANAEALKAPVAFFEGSLLDPVPEPLGLVVANLPYVDPADQPSLQRELGFEPASALFAPDRGLALSAELLIQARKRQAPACLLEIGAGQGGELCRRALGAGWSKAMVHQDFAGYDRVLVTLA is encoded by the coding sequence ATGGTCCAGACCTACCGACAGCTCCGCCTCGACTTGAGCGCGGCCCTCGCCGAATTCCTCGACCTGTCCGAAGCCCACGCGGAGAGCATCCGCTGGTTCGAGGAGGGGCTCGGCCTCTCGCGCAGCTGGTTGGCCATCCACGGAATGGAACCGGCCCCGGCCCAGGTGCGCCGACAGGTCAGTGACTGGGTCCGCCGCCGCCGGGCCGGGGAGCCCTGGGCCTACCTTCTGGGGTGGAGTCTCTTCCGGGATCGCCGGTTCAAGGTCACCCGCGATACCTTGATTCCCCGCCCGGAAACGGAGCTGCTGGTGGAGGCGGCCCTGGATGTAGGCCAGCGCCTGCAGATCGAGCGTTGCGTGGATGTGGGGACGGGAAGTGGCATCATCGCCGTGAGCCTGGCCCTGGAAACGGCCTGGCAGGTGGCCGCCACGGATCTGAGCCCCGGCGCCCTGGCGGTGGCCCGCGCGAATGCCGAGGCCCTGAAGGCCCCGGTGGCCTTTTTCGAAGGCAGCCTGCTGGACCCGGTGCCAGAGCCCCTCGGCCTGGTGGTGGCCAATCTGCCCTATGTGGATCCGGCCGACCAGCCGAGTCTTCAGCGGGAGCTGGGGTTCGAACCGGCCTCAGCCCTGTTCGCCCCGGATCGGGGCCTGGCCCTTTCCGCCGAGCTGCTGATCCAGGCCCGAAAGCGGCAAGCCCCGGCCTGCCTCCTGGAGATCGGCGCTGGGCAGGGGGGCGAGTTATGCCGCCGGGCTTTGGGGGCTGGCTGGAGTAAAGCCATGGTCCATCAGGATTTTGCAGGCTACGACCGGGTACTGGTGACGCTGGCCTGA
- a CDS encoding FumA C-terminus/TtdB family hydratase beta subunit: MIRLTTPITEDQIRQLKVGDEVLLNGRVVLSRDMGHKYMKEQKPEWLKPILENMVIYHCGPVVKKHEDGHYSFVAAGPTTSIREEPYQADVIETYKVRGVIGKGGMGKKTSEGLQKTGAVYLHATGGAGSLLAERCKRVVDVKMLEEFGSPEAFWIIEVEDFPLVVTMDSHGGSLHEIVAQQSQERAKALMA, translated from the coding sequence GAAGACCAGATCCGCCAGCTCAAGGTGGGCGACGAGGTGCTGCTCAACGGGCGCGTCGTCCTCAGCCGCGACATGGGCCACAAGTACATGAAAGAGCAGAAGCCCGAGTGGCTGAAGCCCATCCTCGAGAACATGGTCATCTACCACTGCGGCCCCGTCGTGAAGAAGCACGAGGACGGCCACTACAGCTTCGTGGCGGCGGGTCCGACCACCTCCATCCGGGAGGAGCCCTACCAGGCCGATGTCATCGAGACCTACAAGGTGCGCGGCGTCATTGGCAAGGGCGGCATGGGCAAGAAGACCAGCGAGGGCCTCCAGAAGACCGGCGCCGTCTACCTTCACGCCACCGGTGGGGCGGGCAGCCTGCTGGCCGAGCGCTGCAAGCGCGTGGTGGATGTGAAGATGCTCGAGGAGTTCGGCAGCCCTGAGGCGTTCTGGATCATCGAGGTGGAGGACTTCCCCCTGGTGGTCACCATGGACAGCCACGGCGGCAGCCTCCACGAGATCGTGGCCCAGCAGAGCCAGGAGCGCGCCAAGGCCTTGATGGCCTGA